In Rheinheimera sp. MM224, one DNA window encodes the following:
- a CDS encoding M36 family metallopeptidase, which translates to MKKLALAVQAALFSASALAAGAHPAANYDQFLTQHAELAKQQQSPTKTQLKTQLLQNQQHALQGYKGQTDAQLGAATFVFASPADQQASASGGAARQGIKSNLAAPAPAQKAVSVLEPKLAADAQARQFLRGKTGTMSLDIDSIDTAKLHEYHDTGKGPVIIRYKQQMNGIEVYGRQVAVVLNRQLQPVAASGYFAKVPTSQNSSVYTSSALSPTNQLQNNTALTAQKALSLAWQDAGGALDSSAFVSDGSNNVFQSFTVSGKQSSELKARSGQHVRKIWYPKADGSLALAYQVIISGESADGANQIGYGYIIDAKDGSVLVRNNLVANHSHGDTFTYKVYANEQGPLDGPLGNDIQPVSSGPTGPFPRVGAAMSEVNLMHGPISTQDPWLVKGATETKGNNVDAYADLDGFTDAEGYDGPNDGFTEGGTDFRAQTNGSNSFVYDHVVDADPDTDQARHSAIVNLFYLNNWLHDYWYDHGFDETAGNAQADNYERGGVEGDVLLAEAQDASGQNNANMLTPPDGISPRMQMYIFRAPVIGEVSFAGIGATEFSVANFGPQNFDLTGDVVFFINNADEDDDDAPGDACVEVEEPELYQDKIVMLWRGSCDFTTKVANMQDAGAKGVIIMNSFGPLVSMSGENPDITIPVVLIQMDLEAKVRLQLIRGNTVTTTLKRTATDNRDGTFDNAIIAHEFFHYVSGRLVGDGMGLSNEQGRGLGEGWSDFASMLLLVRPEDKLLAFNNQYQGPYGTVSYVDDNQYFGIRRYPYSTNLLINPLTFRYLESGINLPQGIPVNTSLDGANNPEVHAMGEIWANTLWEVYAALLNDGRYSFQQAQERMKDYVIAGLKLTPAQPTFLEARDALLAAAAATDAQDFKLMAYAFAKRGMGMGAVAAPRESVYMEGVSESFTALAGNLAVETARLSFTYEDGTQGWIDNDGVLDPGETAELTVTLRNTGTEDVTTAFKAKFSSEADVSYPQGDEINFEPVAMGDTVTATLLVKLESAVKTGEAMQVSIEFPQTDNTNPNAVIEPEVQTGVFFVNYDLLNNQRSMENLDNPATLAYDWSTELTGGVGSAAAPNAYFNWGADSSADSIFGTGTLWWGLAADSFSSSSLITPEVTVTEDTFALNFEHWYSFQWISADGMVYDDEGNPLVAGVDAGVIEISIDGAEWQDVTAAGGEFEQGGYNGVAYSLTDMNGVPPFDTWPAGFVNDASFDLILQPVRLSFGNQLQGEKVQFRFRISTNFSVGSPGWLIDHISFDGVAEKPFSSVITEDGVADNRPTHISTTAQSVDETDASGKATTVSLTAEVKDPDGVDTLIYQWVQVAGPAVTLTNATSLTASFVAPDVTADQSLGFELTATDRDQNTKATTEVTVKYKAAVVLPPEAQPGKKSSGSVSPLWLLALLGAAGRLRPARQQQRNSVMSTTTQNSLKTKVSVLASALAAAIALPAQSSEQSTTADISPVVAEQLAKSPLSFEKNQGQMDEEVKFLLRGKGYQLFLAEQETVLSLHDPKQKNGAVLRSSLVGAAKTSAIVGENIKTAKSNYFIGKDKKQWQQQVPNYAQVRYNEVYPGIDLVYYGKQNMLEYDFVLEPNIDYKQIQMLYKGAEQAKVDTDGALVLTLGDKEVRLQAPVVYQELAGNKHMVKSSYTLAKNNQGWLVGFELDNYDQSKQLVIDPILDYSSYLGGNDYETPGDIEIAANGDIVVTGVTQSANFPSTEGVYDAEVWVGDGDFIMDGFISRFSADGKELIYSTFIGGERGEFFKGLALDSEDNAYITGETCSTEYPLVNPFQFPMADTCSVIISKISNDGSQLLFSTLYSSWSEFMGIFANDIYVDATRKVTIVGGTSSGDLPLKNPLLDTKSPDYTEGFIAKFSAAGNQLLFASYIGGLSGNDEVMSITMDKEEKHYFIAGETRSVDFPVKNAAQAEINRANEEFGNSIAADAFVMKLKADGSDISYSSYFGGNHSEYVASVDVDDAGNAYIAGMTGSWVEFPYLHSIKTTMDAFGDMYVTKFSPEGEIIYATTLGGDNGGNGDLLPVPEELWDMKADGAGNVYLAGSAMWANFPLVNPPAGMQVSKAADAVVVKLGPVDNNKPTVPAIVWSGRHGGEGFDFARNIAISDEGIWVLGSTESADIPVTEGAFQPTLGGSLDLFLLHINQTDPATDSLQFAQAELDVDSSATFVEVQISRSGNHSGVLTLPWSTVDDTAKAGTDYQQQSGVLQWAANDTEPKYIQINLLAKTAGTQFKLKLEQPTSSLYQVALGGNAELTLKFKAAEQPATAPVTAPPAQGATPPAAAKPESSSGGAIGWFSLLLLPLCLRRRKV; encoded by the coding sequence ATGAAAAAACTAGCATTAGCAGTACAAGCAGCGCTGTTTTCGGCATCAGCTCTGGCCGCAGGCGCGCATCCGGCCGCCAACTATGATCAGTTTCTGACACAACATGCAGAACTGGCGAAGCAACAGCAAAGCCCAACCAAAACACAACTTAAAACACAGTTGCTGCAAAACCAGCAGCACGCCCTGCAAGGTTATAAAGGCCAGACCGACGCCCAGCTGGGAGCTGCTACTTTTGTGTTCGCAAGCCCTGCGGATCAGCAAGCTTCTGCCTCAGGCGGTGCTGCCCGGCAAGGTATTAAATCCAATCTTGCAGCTCCAGCACCAGCGCAAAAAGCAGTCTCTGTGCTGGAGCCTAAACTGGCTGCAGACGCTCAGGCCCGTCAGTTTCTACGAGGTAAAACCGGCACTATGAGCCTGGATATCGACAGCATCGATACGGCAAAACTGCACGAGTACCACGACACGGGCAAAGGCCCGGTCATCATCAGATATAAACAACAAATGAATGGCATAGAAGTCTATGGCCGTCAGGTAGCTGTGGTACTGAACCGTCAGTTACAACCTGTAGCTGCTTCTGGTTATTTTGCTAAAGTGCCGACCAGTCAAAACAGCTCAGTCTATACATCAAGCGCACTGTCCCCCACAAATCAGCTACAAAACAACACCGCCTTAACAGCACAAAAAGCTTTGTCTCTGGCTTGGCAGGATGCGGGCGGAGCTTTAGATAGCTCGGCCTTTGTCAGTGATGGCAGCAATAATGTATTTCAGAGTTTTACCGTCTCAGGTAAACAGTCATCTGAGCTAAAAGCCCGTTCTGGTCAGCATGTACGTAAAATCTGGTATCCAAAAGCGGACGGCAGTTTAGCTTTGGCCTATCAGGTGATTATCAGTGGTGAATCCGCTGATGGCGCCAATCAAATAGGTTACGGCTATATCATTGATGCCAAAGACGGTTCAGTGCTGGTGCGTAATAATCTGGTCGCTAACCACAGTCATGGCGACACCTTCACTTATAAAGTCTATGCCAATGAGCAAGGCCCATTAGATGGCCCTTTAGGCAATGATATTCAGCCCGTCTCCTCAGGCCCAACAGGCCCCTTCCCACGAGTGGGAGCTGCCATGAGCGAAGTCAATTTAATGCATGGCCCTATCAGCACACAGGACCCATGGTTAGTTAAAGGCGCCACTGAGACCAAAGGCAATAACGTCGATGCTTATGCCGATTTAGACGGTTTCACTGATGCCGAAGGCTACGATGGTCCGAATGACGGTTTTACCGAAGGTGGAACAGATTTCAGAGCCCAAACTAATGGCAGCAATAGCTTTGTTTATGACCATGTAGTTGATGCCGACCCAGACACAGATCAGGCTCGCCACTCCGCTATCGTCAACCTGTTTTATTTAAACAACTGGCTGCATGACTATTGGTATGACCATGGTTTTGATGAAACCGCAGGCAACGCTCAGGCTGATAACTATGAACGTGGTGGTGTAGAGGGCGATGTGTTGCTGGCTGAAGCCCAGGATGCCAGCGGTCAGAACAATGCCAATATGCTGACCCCGCCAGACGGCATCAGCCCTCGGATGCAAATGTATATATTCCGCGCTCCAGTGATTGGTGAAGTGAGTTTTGCAGGTATAGGGGCTACAGAGTTTTCCGTCGCCAACTTTGGTCCGCAGAACTTTGATCTGACTGGTGATGTGGTATTTTTTATTAACAACGCCGATGAAGACGACGACGATGCACCAGGGGATGCTTGTGTCGAAGTTGAAGAGCCAGAACTGTATCAGGACAAAATTGTCATGTTATGGCGTGGTAGTTGTGACTTTACCACCAAAGTAGCCAACATGCAGGATGCCGGAGCCAAAGGCGTCATCATTATGAACTCCTTCGGCCCTCTGGTCAGTATGAGTGGCGAAAATCCTGATATCACTATTCCAGTGGTACTGATCCAGATGGATCTGGAAGCCAAAGTGCGCCTGCAACTAATCAGAGGCAATACAGTGACTACGACACTCAAACGCACCGCAACAGACAATCGCGACGGTACTTTTGATAACGCCATTATTGCTCATGAGTTTTTCCACTATGTCAGCGGCCGGCTGGTCGGTGATGGTATGGGCCTGAGTAATGAGCAAGGTCGTGGTTTGGGTGAAGGCTGGAGTGATTTTGCCTCAATGCTGCTATTAGTGCGCCCTGAAGACAAATTACTGGCTTTTAATAATCAATACCAAGGTCCCTATGGCACTGTCAGCTATGTCGATGACAACCAGTATTTTGGTATTCGCCGTTACCCATACAGTACCAATTTACTGATTAACCCCCTGACCTTCCGCTACCTGGAAAGTGGTATCAATCTGCCACAAGGTATCCCGGTGAATACTTCATTAGATGGTGCAAATAATCCAGAAGTGCACGCTATGGGTGAAATCTGGGCCAATACCTTATGGGAAGTCTACGCTGCTTTGCTCAACGATGGCAGATACAGCTTTCAGCAAGCTCAGGAGCGGATGAAAGATTATGTGATTGCAGGTTTAAAACTGACCCCGGCTCAACCTACTTTTCTGGAAGCCCGTGATGCTTTGCTTGCTGCAGCGGCCGCTACAGACGCTCAGGATTTTAAGCTGATGGCCTACGCTTTTGCCAAAAGAGGCATGGGCATGGGAGCTGTAGCAGCGCCTCGCGAGAGTGTTTATATGGAGGGTGTCAGTGAAAGCTTTACCGCTTTAGCAGGCAACTTAGCAGTAGAAACTGCAAGGCTGTCATTTACTTATGAAGATGGTACTCAAGGCTGGATTGATAATGACGGTGTATTGGATCCGGGTGAAACTGCTGAACTCACAGTGACTCTGCGCAATACAGGCACTGAAGATGTGACTACCGCATTTAAAGCAAAATTCAGTTCAGAGGCTGACGTATCTTATCCGCAAGGCGATGAAATCAACTTTGAGCCTGTGGCTATGGGTGACACAGTCACAGCGACTTTATTGGTCAAGCTTGAATCTGCGGTTAAAACAGGTGAAGCCATGCAAGTGTCTATCGAGTTCCCTCAGACAGACAATACCAATCCAAATGCAGTGATTGAACCCGAAGTGCAGACAGGCGTATTTTTTGTTAATTACGACCTGCTAAACAACCAGCGTAGCATGGAGAATCTGGATAATCCGGCCACCTTAGCTTACGACTGGAGCACAGAACTGACTGGAGGTGTAGGTTCTGCAGCAGCGCCAAATGCTTACTTTAATTGGGGAGCAGATAGCAGCGCTGACAGTATTTTTGGCACCGGAACTTTATGGTGGGGCCTGGCCGCTGATAGCTTCTCCTCTTCATCCCTGATCACACCTGAAGTGACAGTAACTGAAGATACTTTTGCACTGAACTTTGAGCATTGGTATAGCTTCCAGTGGATAAGCGCAGATGGCATGGTCTACGACGACGAAGGCAATCCGCTGGTAGCAGGTGTAGATGCAGGCGTGATTGAAATCAGCATAGATGGTGCAGAGTGGCAGGATGTGACAGCTGCTGGCGGTGAGTTTGAACAAGGTGGTTATAACGGTGTGGCTTACTCGCTGACCGATATGAATGGCGTACCACCTTTTGATACCTGGCCTGCTGGTTTTGTGAATGACGCCAGTTTTGACCTGATACTACAACCTGTCCGTTTAAGTTTTGGCAATCAGCTACAAGGTGAAAAAGTACAGTTCCGTTTCCGTATCTCCACTAACTTCTCTGTGGGTTCACCAGGTTGGCTGATTGACCATATCAGTTTTGATGGTGTGGCAGAAAAACCGTTCAGCTCAGTGATCACTGAAGACGGAGTGGCAGATAACAGGCCGACTCATATCAGCACCACAGCACAAAGTGTGGATGAAACAGATGCCAGCGGTAAAGCCACCACTGTCAGCTTAACAGCTGAGGTCAAAGATCCGGATGGAGTGGATACATTGATTTATCAATGGGTTCAGGTTGCAGGCCCGGCCGTGACATTAACCAATGCCACCAGCCTGACTGCTTCTTTCGTCGCACCTGATGTGACGGCAGATCAAAGCTTAGGTTTTGAGCTAACGGCTACAGACAGAGATCAAAACACAAAAGCAACCACTGAAGTAACAGTGAAATACAAAGCTGCTGTCGTTTTACCTCCTGAAGCCCAACCTGGTAAAAAATCCAGTGGGTCAGTATCGCCACTTTGGTTACTGGCGTTATTAGGTGCAGCAGGTCGTTTACGCCCGGCACGCCAACAACAACGGAATTCAGTTATGTCAACCACAACTCAAAACTCGTTAAAAACTAAAGTATCTGTGCTGGCATCTGCTTTAGCTGCAGCCATCGCCTTGCCTGCACAAAGCTCAGAGCAAAGCACTACTGCAGATATCAGCCCAGTTGTTGCAGAACAACTGGCGAAGTCCCCACTTAGCTTTGAAAAGAATCAGGGCCAGATGGACGAAGAGGTAAAGTTCCTGCTCAGAGGCAAAGGTTACCAGCTGTTTCTGGCAGAGCAGGAAACTGTATTGTCTTTGCACGACCCAAAACAAAAAAACGGAGCTGTATTACGTTCCAGCTTAGTGGGCGCTGCGAAAACCTCAGCGATTGTTGGTGAAAACATAAAAACTGCGAAGTCGAACTACTTCATCGGCAAAGATAAAAAGCAGTGGCAACAGCAAGTCCCTAACTACGCTCAGGTGCGTTACAACGAAGTGTATCCTGGTATAGATCTGGTGTATTACGGCAAACAAAATATGCTGGAATACGACTTTGTGCTGGAGCCAAACATTGATTACAAACAAATTCAGATGCTCTACAAAGGCGCTGAGCAAGCTAAGGTAGATACTGACGGCGCTCTGGTATTAACTTTAGGTGACAAGGAAGTCCGGCTACAGGCACCGGTGGTGTATCAAGAGTTGGCTGGCAATAAGCACATGGTGAAAAGCAGTTACACCCTTGCCAAAAACAATCAAGGCTGGCTGGTTGGTTTTGAGTTGGATAACTATGACCAAAGCAAGCAACTGGTGATCGACCCTATTCTGGATTACAGCAGCTATCTGGGAGGAAACGATTACGAGACACCTGGCGATATTGAAATTGCAGCCAACGGTGACATTGTTGTTACAGGTGTCACACAGTCTGCCAATTTTCCTTCTACTGAAGGAGTTTACGACGCCGAAGTCTGGGTCGGCGACGGCGATTTTATTATGGATGGTTTTATCAGCCGCTTTTCAGCGGATGGTAAAGAGCTGATTTACTCCACTTTTATAGGGGGTGAACGGGGAGAGTTTTTTAAAGGTCTGGCACTGGACAGTGAAGATAACGCTTATATCACAGGTGAAACGTGCTCAACAGAATACCCTTTGGTCAACCCTTTTCAGTTTCCAATGGCAGATACCTGTAGTGTCATTATCAGTAAGATAAGTAACGACGGTAGTCAGTTGTTGTTTTCAACCTTATACAGCAGCTGGTCTGAATTTATGGGTATTTTTGCTAACGATATTTATGTCGATGCAACCCGCAAGGTGACTATAGTAGGCGGCACATCGTCAGGTGATTTACCGTTGAAAAACCCATTGCTAGATACCAAAAGCCCGGATTATACCGAAGGTTTTATCGCTAAATTTTCAGCAGCAGGTAACCAATTACTCTTTGCCAGCTATATAGGGGGTTTAAGCGGTAATGATGAAGTGATGTCCATTACTATGGATAAAGAGGAAAAACATTATTTTATAGCTGGTGAAACACGTTCTGTTGATTTCCCGGTGAAAAATGCAGCCCAGGCAGAAATTAACAGAGCGAATGAAGAGTTCGGTAACAGCATTGCTGCAGACGCTTTTGTGATGAAGCTAAAAGCTGATGGTTCAGATATTAGTTACTCCAGCTATTTTGGCGGTAATCACAGCGAGTATGTTGCATCAGTTGATGTGGATGACGCAGGTAACGCCTATATTGCCGGTATGACAGGCTCCTGGGTTGAGTTTCCTTATCTGCACAGTATAAAAACCACCATGGATGCCTTTGGAGATATGTATGTCACCAAATTCAGTCCTGAGGGTGAAATAATCTATGCCACCACATTAGGTGGTGACAATGGAGGTAATGGTGACTTACTGCCAGTACCAGAAGAGTTATGGGATATGAAAGCGGATGGAGCAGGCAATGTGTATTTGGCTGGCTCGGCTATGTGGGCAAACTTTCCTTTAGTGAATCCACCCGCCGGTATGCAAGTCAGCAAAGCGGCAGATGCGGTCGTTGTAAAGCTGGGGCCAGTTGATAATAACAAACCTACAGTTCCTGCTATTGTCTGGTCTGGTCGCCATGGTGGTGAAGGTTTTGACTTTGCGCGCAATATTGCTATTTCAGACGAAGGGATCTGGGTGTTAGGAAGCACTGAATCTGCTGATATCCCAGTTACTGAAGGCGCTTTTCAACCAACCTTAGGTGGATCATTAGACTTGTTTTTGCTGCATATCAACCAAACTGATCCGGCGACTGATAGCTTACAATTTGCTCAGGCCGAGCTAGACGTCGACAGCAGCGCCACTTTTGTTGAAGTGCAAATCAGCAGATCTGGCAACCATAGCGGCGTGTTAACCCTGCCATGGAGTACTGTGGATGATACAGCCAAAGCGGGCACTGACTATCAGCAACAATCCGGTGTATTGCAATGGGCTGCCAATGATACTGAACCTAAATATATTCAGATCAATCTATTAGCCAAAACAGCAGGCACCCAGTTTAAGCTGAAGCTGGAACAACCCACATCAAGCTTGTACCAGGTGGCTTTAGGTGGAAATGCTGAACTGACGTTAAAGTTTAAAGCAGCAGAACAACCAGCAACAGCACCAGTGACTGCACCACCAGCTCAGGGAGCGACACCACCAGCAGCGGCTAAACCTGAAAGCAGCAGCGGTGGAGCCATAGGCTGGTTCAGCCTGCTGTTACTGCCACTGTGCTTAAGACGTCGTAAAGTGTAA
- a CDS encoding anti-virulence regulator CigR family protein — protein sequence MNARTTLWVALIAPLLTQQVIAADADKDHDHKAKAAEKQLKHQSKQKITEINPAHMTVSAGISLTDARTVAERYNLTGHTALPSGIRKNLAKGKPLPPGIAKKSAPAAMIAELPQHQGYEWQMVGTDLILVSIATAVIADVLVDVFH from the coding sequence ATGAATGCACGAACTACATTGTGGGTGGCTTTAATTGCCCCCTTATTAACGCAGCAAGTGATAGCGGCTGATGCTGACAAAGATCATGACCATAAAGCTAAGGCCGCTGAAAAGCAGTTAAAGCATCAGAGCAAACAAAAGATCACTGAAATCAATCCGGCTCATATGACTGTTAGTGCAGGTATCAGTCTGACAGACGCCCGCACTGTAGCTGAACGTTATAATTTAACGGGTCATACAGCATTACCGTCTGGTATTCGTAAAAATCTGGCTAAAGGTAAACCTCTGCCTCCGGGGATCGCCAAAAAGTCCGCCCCTGCGGCTATGATCGCGGAGCTGCCGCAGCATCAGGGTTATGAATGGCAAATGGTTGGCACAGATCTGATATTGGTTTCTATAGCCACTGCTGTGATTGCTGATGTGCTGGTGGATGTTTTTCACTGA
- a CDS encoding serine/threonine-protein kinase, which yields MTTADLQLSSSQWAEILEVYAQLFELPAAERIQALAAWHFTDEQLRPEVTRLLHNAKAMRSQSFMTGQARDLINNAGWNDTERKAGFLFGKYRLKRLLGVGGMGEVWLADRADGHYLGQVALKILHSHLNQQGIRERFSREGSFLARLSHANIAHLLDAGISDQGELYLVLEYVAGERLDDWCDARDLSLNARLQLILQVCDTIAYAHTQLIVHRDLKPSNILVTAHNDIKLLDFGIAKLVEADKQQLDPDELAQALTPQYAAPEQINGQEVSTSCDVYTLGVLIYRLLTGSMPYGKPDLTALGWKQEVLHTTPLLMSEQLLHAPEAESIAAARSCPAPQLARQLRGDLDVIVAKALAKTPEDRYLTVTALADDIRRYLGFFPIKARPLTARLQMGKFVRRNRWIVASAFIALLFLTAGVTGLVWQTEAAQQAALQAELQRSKAENVKNFLISVFAELDPLNRQLPEQRTAQQLVQRAVSRLDEELKAEPELRAELLGELGEIQFNLGDFSAGLLALQQALTQQELLFGKQSIEVARTLYRLAAAEFANDHRDIAETRLHQALDILYRSGRQHSLESAQVKARLAYFMAGRQGVQPESLQLIESAVQDAETQLGNTATKTTDILSLYGNLLWRGRYTEQAQTVLTEAIRRYEQELGPRAIRLWQPLSDLGVLYSSAGQFDLAMQQLQRAIDILTPHVPPKNRQIAALLIQQGNVQQRMLHFAQAELSYQRAQQAIPEGAEDVQRNLYGELAILYMQTGDDVQSERYARLVYELKLQSLGENNFSVHVAAAEWGRTLSRLKRYDQAEQLQRQALAKITALEGPDAYHNGPVLDALAQTLVDQQRYQEAAELQRRALRLTEQRYNSNHKVWAERSWLLVSSLAALTTESAITEARPLLAQSIKVLSALNPDDERLPYMHEVATLLHSGRAADAFKISEQPDTSN from the coding sequence ATGACCACAGCAGATCTTCAACTCAGCAGCAGCCAGTGGGCAGAAATACTGGAGGTGTACGCTCAGTTATTTGAATTACCTGCTGCAGAAAGAATTCAGGCGTTAGCAGCCTGGCATTTTACGGATGAACAGTTACGGCCTGAAGTGACCAGACTGTTGCACAACGCCAAAGCCATGCGCTCGCAAAGTTTTATGACAGGCCAAGCCCGTGATTTGATTAATAATGCGGGCTGGAATGATACCGAACGTAAAGCTGGTTTTTTATTTGGTAAATACCGGCTGAAACGCCTGTTGGGTGTAGGGGGGATGGGAGAAGTCTGGCTCGCTGACAGAGCAGACGGTCATTACCTGGGACAGGTGGCGTTAAAAATCCTGCACTCCCATTTAAATCAACAAGGTATACGTGAACGATTCTCCCGCGAAGGTAGTTTTTTAGCACGTTTATCCCACGCCAATATTGCTCATTTGTTAGATGCCGGCATCTCCGATCAAGGCGAACTTTACCTTGTGCTGGAATATGTGGCTGGTGAGCGGCTGGATGACTGGTGTGATGCCAGAGATCTGAGCTTAAACGCCAGGCTACAACTGATACTGCAAGTCTGTGACACCATAGCTTATGCTCACACCCAACTGATAGTGCACCGGGATTTAAAACCCTCCAATATTCTGGTCACTGCACACAACGACATTAAGCTACTGGATTTTGGTATCGCCAAACTGGTGGAAGCCGATAAACAACAGCTGGATCCGGACGAATTGGCGCAAGCGCTGACACCTCAATACGCTGCGCCTGAGCAAATCAATGGTCAGGAAGTCAGCACCTCTTGTGATGTCTATACGCTGGGTGTGTTGATTTATCGCCTGCTGACCGGTTCTATGCCTTATGGCAAACCTGATCTGACAGCACTTGGCTGGAAACAGGAAGTTTTACACACGACGCCTTTATTGATGAGTGAGCAATTACTGCACGCACCAGAAGCCGAAAGCATAGCTGCAGCACGCTCCTGCCCTGCCCCTCAGCTGGCCAGGCAACTGCGGGGTGATCTGGACGTTATAGTAGCTAAAGCCTTGGCAAAAACGCCGGAAGACCGATATCTGACTGTGACAGCTCTTGCTGACGATATCAGAAGGTATCTCGGCTTTTTCCCTATCAAAGCCCGCCCTCTGACTGCCAGATTACAAATGGGTAAATTTGTCCGGCGTAACAGATGGATAGTCGCCAGTGCTTTTATAGCTCTGCTTTTCTTAACAGCTGGTGTAACCGGCCTGGTCTGGCAAACAGAAGCAGCCCAACAGGCCGCGCTTCAGGCTGAATTGCAACGCAGCAAAGCAGAAAACGTGAAAAACTTCCTGATTTCGGTTTTTGCTGAACTGGATCCACTCAACAGGCAGTTGCCAGAACAACGTACAGCGCAGCAGTTAGTTCAACGCGCCGTCAGCAGGCTGGATGAAGAACTAAAAGCAGAACCCGAACTCAGAGCCGAATTGCTGGGTGAACTCGGTGAAATCCAGTTTAATCTCGGCGATTTCAGTGCAGGTCTTTTGGCTTTGCAACAGGCATTGACACAACAGGAATTATTGTTTGGTAAACAAAGCATTGAAGTGGCTCGTACCTTATACCGACTGGCCGCTGCTGAGTTTGCCAACGATCACAGGGATATTGCCGAAACGCGCCTGCATCAGGCGCTGGATATTTTGTACAGATCAGGTCGGCAGCACAGCCTGGAGTCTGCGCAGGTAAAAGCAAGATTGGCCTATTTTATGGCCGGACGCCAAGGCGTGCAGCCAGAATCATTGCAACTGATTGAAAGTGCAGTGCAAGATGCTGAAACTCAGCTGGGAAACACCGCAACAAAAACCACGGATATCTTGTCTTTGTACGGCAATTTGTTATGGCGGGGCCGTTATACAGAGCAAGCTCAAACTGTGCTGACGGAAGCCATCAGACGCTACGAGCAAGAACTGGGGCCTCGTGCCATCCGTTTATGGCAACCTTTATCCGATTTAGGTGTGCTGTATTCCAGTGCTGGTCAGTTTGATCTGGCCATGCAGCAGCTGCAAAGAGCCATAGATATTTTAACCCCTCATGTGCCGCCCAAAAACCGCCAGATTGCGGCTCTGCTGATCCAGCAAGGCAATGTGCAGCAGCGTATGTTGCATTTTGCTCAAGCAGAACTATCTTATCAGCGGGCGCAACAAGCTATTCCAGAAGGAGCTGAAGATGTGCAGCGCAATCTGTATGGTGAATTAGCTATTTTGTATATGCAAACGGGTGATGACGTGCAGTCAGAGCGTTATGCCCGGCTAGTGTATGAATTAAAGCTGCAATCTTTAGGCGAAAACAATTTTTCCGTCCATGTAGCGGCAGCAGAATGGGGAAGAACATTAAGCCGGCTGAAACGCTATGATCAGGCTGAACAGCTGCAACGACAGGCATTAGCAAAAATCACAGCACTGGAAGGACCGGATGCTTACCATAACGGCCCTGTGCTTGATGCGCTGGCTCAGACTTTGGTTGATCAACAGCGGTATCAGGAAGCAGCTGAGTTGCAGCGCAGAGCTTTGCGTTTAACAGAGCAACGTTACAATTCAAACCATAAAGTCTGGGCAGAACGGTCCTGGTTGCTGGTCAGCAGTCTGGCTGCTTTAACCACAGAGTCTGCTATAACCGAAGCGCGCCCTTTGCTGGCTCAAAGTATCAAAGTGCTGAGCGCACTGAACCCTGATGACGAACGTTTACCTTATATGCATGAAGTAGCCACGCTACTCCATTCCGGCAGGGCTGCTGATGCTTTTAAAATTTCCGAGCAGCCCGATACAAGCAATTGA
- a CDS encoding restriction endonuclease — translation MNQNTEYELLVVQIHQGMLKFDGVENISVEHNVTITGKSGATHQIDVYWEFKLAGVTYRTCVECKNYKTAIKKSQVAAFAEILRDIGNANGIIATTSSYQKGAKLLAQANNIRLVLVNNLITSVCFKIFSMQTHFDNLEFNFNRESAKAALERNNLDKFEMTYTYSGEHPLLDSNGKNAGTINSIINSFSLSEGHNVVACPHLHLDVEGVGLVQLDSIAVDVSYSQCRPIESTVESPHSAQAVIEDIVDNNCHYLHKDGSVTDLVNNT, via the coding sequence GTGAATCAAAATACTGAATATGAGTTACTTGTAGTCCAAATACACCAAGGAATGCTTAAGTTTGATGGTGTTGAGAACATCTCGGTGGAACACAACGTTACAATTACAGGGAAGAGTGGTGCTACACATCAAATAGATGTTTATTGGGAATTTAAGTTGGCAGGGGTAACTTATAGGACATGCGTTGAATGCAAAAACTACAAGACTGCAATTAAAAAATCACAAGTTGCTGCTTTTGCTGAAATTTTACGAGATATTGGAAATGCCAACGGTATTATCGCAACTACCTCGTCATACCAAAAAGGCGCTAAGTTGCTCGCGCAAGCAAATAACATTAGGTTGGTCTTAGTTAACAACCTAATTACGTCTGTTTGCTTCAAGATTTTCTCTATGCAGACACATTTTGACAATTTAGAATTCAACTTTAACCGAGAAAGTGCCAAAGCAGCCCTAGAACGAAACAACTTGGACAAGTTTGAGATGACTTATACTTACTCGGGAGAACATCCACTGTTAGATAGTAATGGGAAGAATGCTGGTACAATTAATTCCATCATTAACAGCTTCTCTTTAAGTGAAGGTCATAACGTTGTCGCGTGCCCTCATCTACACCTTGATGTTGAAGGAGTAGGTTTGGTGCAACTGGACTCTATAGCTGTAGATGTTAGTTATTCTCAGTGTCGACCAATAGAAAGTACTGTGGAGTCTCCCCATTCTGCTCAAGCCGTAATTGAAGATATCGTAGATAATAACTGCCACTATCTTCACAAAGATGGTTCGGTTACTGACTTAGTAAATAATACATAA